One stretch of Chryseobacterium fluminis DNA includes these proteins:
- a CDS encoding bacteriocin-like protein, giving the protein MNNFKKMSRTELKD; this is encoded by the coding sequence ATGAACAATTTCAAGAAAATGTCAAGAACTGAATTAAAGGATTAA
- a CDS encoding carboxymuconolactone decarboxylase family protein: protein MKSKNKFLQWMILFVLTLSMTKMNAQQNKTNQNLNTKEHNLVKISSLTATGNLENLKVQLNAGLDSGLTINEIEEALVQLYAYCGFPRSLNAINTFKTVLDERKAKGINDIEGKKNITENKVADKYEQGRKTLEILTNTPQTKPAPGFGEFSPRIDAFLKEHLFADIFVSDVLTYQQRELVTISALASLDGVEGQLQSHINMGKNMGITENQLGELADLIQEFVNKSQANMVRKMIGKPVVPVIENDMIVRISEIEIDPEFLEEYHSILKEETSASVQLEKGVIAIFPMYQKENPAEVRIVEIYADKEAYQFHLQTPHFLKYKTSTLKMVKSLKLIDMESLDKEMMAKIFEKIN, encoded by the coding sequence ATGAAGAGCAAAAACAAGTTTCTGCAATGGATGATTCTTTTTGTTCTCACCTTAAGTATGACAAAAATGAATGCACAGCAAAATAAAACCAATCAGAATCTGAATACTAAAGAGCACAATCTGGTAAAGATTTCTTCACTCACGGCAACTGGGAATCTTGAAAATTTGAAAGTTCAGTTGAATGCTGGATTAGATTCGGGTTTGACAATTAATGAAATCGAGGAAGCGTTAGTTCAACTGTATGCGTATTGCGGTTTTCCGAGAAGTCTCAATGCGATTAATACTTTTAAAACCGTTTTAGACGAAAGAAAAGCGAAAGGAATTAATGATATCGAAGGAAAAAAGAATATCACTGAAAATAAGGTTGCCGATAAATATGAACAAGGCAGAAAAACGTTAGAGATATTGACGAACACTCCACAAACCAAACCAGCACCAGGTTTTGGCGAATTTTCTCCAAGAATTGACGCTTTTCTAAAAGAACATTTATTTGCCGATATTTTTGTGAGTGATGTTCTCACTTATCAGCAAAGAGAACTGGTGACGATTTCGGCTTTGGCTTCTTTGGATGGAGTAGAAGGGCAATTGCAGTCGCATATCAATATGGGAAAGAATATGGGAATCACTGAAAATCAATTAGGTGAATTGGCTGATTTGATTCAGGAATTTGTTAATAAATCTCAGGCAAATATGGTTCGGAAAATGATCGGAAAGCCGGTTGTTCCGGTTATCGAAAACGATATGATAGTTCGTATTTCCGAGATTGAAATTGACCCTGAATTTTTAGAAGAATACCATTCGATTCTGAAAGAAGAAACTTCTGCATCAGTTCAACTGGAGAAAGGCGTGATTGCCATTTTTCCGATGTATCAAAAGGAAAATCCGGCTGAGGTAAGGATTGTGGAAATCTATGCGGACAAAGAAGCGTATCAGTTTCATTTGCAGACACCGCATTTTTTGAAGTACAAAACTTCGACCTTAAAAATGGTGAAATCTCTGAAATTAATAGATATGGAAAGTCTGGATAAAGAGATGATGGCTAAGATTTTTGAAAAGATAAATTAG
- a CDS encoding cupin domain-containing protein, translating into MKHLIIILLAFSPTVIAQNKVNSNKIKSKKMNTDIPKISDFPTGEENTAYAQYFIGKSYLAPLTSNKELNVPVSNVTFEPGCRNNWHSHTGGQLLIVVGGEGLYQERGKPARRLKVGDIVEIAPNVEHWHGATAENWFAHLATNGNPQTNQNTWLEAVSDEEFAEANKN; encoded by the coding sequence ATGAAACATTTAATCATCATTCTTTTAGCGTTCAGTCCAACGGTAATCGCACAAAATAAAGTAAATTCAAACAAAATAAAATCTAAGAAAATGAATACAGATATTCCTAAAATAAGTGATTTTCCAACAGGTGAAGAAAATACGGCTTACGCACAATATTTTATTGGTAAATCCTATTTGGCGCCTCTTACAAGCAATAAAGAATTAAATGTGCCCGTTTCCAATGTCACATTTGAACCGGGTTGTCGCAACAATTGGCACAGCCACACCGGCGGACAACTTCTGATTGTTGTGGGTGGCGAAGGTTTGTATCAGGAAAGAGGAAAACCTGCCCGTCGTTTAAAAGTGGGTGACATCGTGGAAATTGCTCCGAATGTTGAGCATTGGCACGGTGCGACTGCTGAAAATTGGTTCGCACATTTAGCCACAAACGGTAATCCACAAACTAATCAAAATACCTGGCTGGAAGCTGTCTCTGATGAAGAATTTGCTGAAGCCAACAAAAATTAA
- a CDS encoding SDR family NAD(P)-dependent oxidoreductase, with protein MENQVIFVTGGAMGMGEAVAVMAAERGAKVVVADINEEAAQKTVEKIKAIGGEASAVKCDVSLAKDVEAAINFVVEKYGRLDAAFNNAGIQPRPSKLADLPEEEYDKVMGINLKGTFLTMKYELLQMQKQGSGAIVNNSSIGELIAGAGRAAYHATKHGVLGLTKSAAVEYASEGIRINAVCPGTIETPMVEEMFSLGDLDESASKDWAPIKRLGKASEVAETVLWLFSPASSYIIGQPISVDGGISIT; from the coding sequence ATGGAAAATCAAGTAATATTCGTAACCGGCGGTGCGATGGGAATGGGAGAAGCTGTTGCGGTTATGGCGGCCGAAAGAGGTGCGAAAGTAGTTGTAGCCGATATTAATGAAGAAGCAGCACAAAAAACAGTAGAAAAAATCAAAGCTATTGGAGGCGAAGCTTCTGCGGTGAAATGCGATGTTTCTTTGGCGAAAGATGTTGAAGCAGCTATCAATTTTGTGGTCGAAAAATATGGGAGACTGGATGCGGCATTCAACAATGCGGGAATTCAGCCGAGACCTTCCAAACTTGCAGATTTACCCGAAGAAGAATATGATAAGGTAATGGGCATCAATCTGAAAGGAACCTTCCTAACGATGAAATATGAGCTTCTGCAAATGCAGAAACAGGGAAGCGGTGCGATTGTCAACAATTCTTCTATCGGCGAACTGATTGCAGGAGCAGGAAGAGCGGCTTATCACGCCACAAAGCACGGTGTTTTAGGACTGACGAAAAGTGCAGCGGTAGAATATGCTTCTGAAGGAATCAGAATCAATGCGGTTTGTCCGGGAACTATAGAAACACCCATGGTTGAAGAAATGTTTTCGTTGGGCGACCTTGACGAAAGTGCTTCTAAAGATTGGGCGCCAATAAAAAGATTAGGCAAAGCGAGCGAAGTGGCAGAAACGGTGCTTTGGCTTTTCAGTCCGGCTTCCAGCTACATTATCGGTCAGCCGATTTCTGTGGATGGCGGAATCAGCATTACATAA
- a CDS encoding NAD(P)-dependent alcohol dehydrogenase has protein sequence MEENNNQNSRRNFIQQTALAGAGLMLLNPFDILAQNNQSKNRSKNIKSRGYAGKGENGKLESWNFERRAVGDNDILIEIKYSGICHSDIHTIRGHWGKQVYPQVPGHEIAGIVTAVGKNVTKFKVGDKAGVGCMVDSCMKCESCKNGEEHHCETTGMVGTYGAPDKTSPSGITQGGYSSNIVVTEYFAIKIPESIDLKYAAPLLCAGITTYSPMMKINFRKGDKIGVIGIGGLGHLAVKLAVSKGAEVYAFTTSASKVNDIKSFGAKEVIIVKSAEDLKSYKGKLDFMISTVPYAYDMSPYIDCVKKYGYFTQVGQPINGELTINNFNMIFNRVNFNGSLIGGIPETQEVMDYCAENKIYPQIEIIKASEINDAWDKVVNKEARYRYVIDATTF, from the coding sequence ATGGAAGAAAACAACAATCAAAATTCAAGAAGAAACTTTATTCAGCAGACGGCTTTGGCTGGTGCGGGCTTAATGCTGCTGAATCCTTTCGACATTTTAGCACAAAATAATCAATCAAAAAATAGGAGTAAAAATATAAAATCAAGAGGCTACGCCGGAAAAGGCGAAAACGGAAAACTGGAAAGTTGGAATTTTGAACGCAGAGCCGTGGGAGACAACGATATTTTAATTGAAATTAAATATTCAGGAATCTGTCATTCGGATATCCATACCATCAGAGGGCATTGGGGAAAACAGGTTTATCCTCAGGTTCCGGGTCACGAAATTGCAGGAATTGTAACGGCTGTAGGTAAAAATGTTACCAAATTTAAAGTCGGTGACAAAGCAGGGGTCGGTTGCATGGTCGATAGTTGTATGAAATGTGAAAGCTGTAAAAACGGCGAAGAGCATCATTGTGAAACTACAGGAATGGTGGGGACCTACGGCGCACCGGATAAAACATCGCCTTCCGGAATTACGCAGGGTGGCTATTCCAGCAACATTGTGGTAACAGAATATTTTGCTATTAAAATTCCTGAAAGTATTGACCTGAAATACGCTGCACCATTGCTTTGTGCAGGAATTACCACCTATTCACCTATGATGAAAATCAATTTCAGAAAAGGCGATAAAATTGGCGTGATTGGAATTGGTGGTTTGGGACATCTTGCCGTGAAATTGGCGGTTTCTAAAGGAGCTGAAGTTTACGCTTTTACTACTTCGGCTTCAAAAGTAAACGACATTAAAAGTTTCGGTGCGAAAGAAGTGATCATTGTGAAATCGGCAGAAGATTTAAAGTCTTACAAAGGCAAATTAGATTTTATGATTTCGACGGTTCCCTACGCTTATGATATGTCGCCTTACATCGATTGCGTGAAGAAATACGGTTATTTTACACAGGTCGGACAACCGATTAACGGGGAATTGACGATTAATAATTTCAATATGATTTTCAATCGTGTCAACTTTAACGGTTCGCTGATTGGCGGAATTCCTGAAACTCAGGAAGTGATGGATTACTGTGCAGAAAATAAAATTTACCCACAGATAGAAATCATTAAAGCCAGCGAAATCAACGATGCGTGGGACAAAGTGGTGAATAAAGAAGCGCGTTACCGATATGTGATTGATGCGACAACTTTTTAG
- a CDS encoding alpha/beta hydrolase: MKKTILFIVLFLTIVGKSFAQDKKSNSKKMETIEQNEHYTFQLSNKVTRKAVTFKNRYGITLSGDLYLPKNAGNEKLAALAISGPFGAVKEQSSGLYANQMAKRGFAVIAFDPSYTGESSGEPRNLASPEINTEDFSAAIDFLGLQKNVDRNKIGIIGICGFGGFALNATAADKRVKAVATTSLYDMTRVMSRGYNDTVTPEQRTKTLEDLSQQRWKDAEAGNPAKGARNLPEKLTGSESQFVKEYFDYYRTPRGFHERSLNSNGAWLLTNPISFMNMPILSYVKEISPRPMLLIAGENAHSRYFSEDIFKVANEPKELMIIPNAVHVDLYDKVDVIPFEKLDNFFKTNLK, from the coding sequence ATGAAAAAAACAATTCTATTTATCGTGCTTTTCCTGACAATTGTCGGAAAATCTTTCGCACAAGATAAAAAATCAAATTCAAAAAAAATGGAAACAATAGAACAAAACGAGCATTATACTTTTCAACTCAGCAATAAAGTAACCCGAAAAGCAGTTACCTTCAAAAACCGTTACGGAATAACGCTTTCCGGAGATTTATATCTTCCCAAAAATGCAGGAAACGAGAAACTGGCAGCCTTGGCCATCAGCGGACCTTTCGGAGCGGTAAAAGAACAATCATCAGGTTTGTATGCCAATCAAATGGCGAAGAGAGGTTTTGCCGTTATCGCTTTTGACCCTTCTTATACAGGTGAGAGCAGTGGAGAGCCAAGAAATTTAGCTTCACCGGAAATTAACACAGAAGATTTCAGCGCTGCAATTGATTTCTTAGGATTACAGAAAAATGTAGACAGAAACAAAATCGGAATCATCGGAATCTGTGGATTTGGAGGTTTTGCTTTGAATGCAACTGCAGCTGATAAACGGGTAAAAGCTGTTGCGACAACAAGTTTGTACGATATGACGAGAGTAATGTCTAGAGGATATAATGATACTGTAACGCCCGAGCAAAGAACCAAAACTTTAGAAGATTTGAGCCAGCAACGTTGGAAAGATGCTGAAGCTGGAAATCCCGCAAAAGGAGCTAGAAACTTACCGGAAAAATTAACAGGAAGCGAATCTCAGTTTGTAAAAGAATATTTCGATTATTACAGAACGCCAAGAGGTTTTCACGAGCGTTCTTTAAACTCAAACGGAGCGTGGTTGCTAACCAATCCGATCTCATTTATGAATATGCCAATTCTAAGTTATGTAAAAGAAATTTCGCCAAGACCAATGTTGTTGATTGCAGGTGAAAATGCACACTCAAGATATTTTTCTGAAGATATTTTTAAGGTAGCCAATGAACCGAAAGAATTAATGATTATTCCCAATGCGGTTCACGTGGATTTGTATGATAAAGTAGATGTGATTCCTTTTGAAAAGTTGGATAATTTCTTTAAAACCAATTTGAAATAA
- a CDS encoding MFS transporter, with the protein MESKNSGIGIEKIAYAGCLGAVSIISTEFGIIGVLPQVALHYDIGIDTAGLLLSAFALTIFLIGPFLVLLTSGIDRKKMMLWAIFLFLISNIVSAFAPPFWLLVLFRIFPAVLQPVFFSAAVGTIIRSASKEEQHKLMGIVIGGIALAQVTVIPFSTYMSSLYGWQISFVIQGIISLIALAGIFTFIPAMPVQKKLSYGSQLLILKKPRFMISIVFNVLLISAWFSTYSYFADYLGKVKMMSGQEVSYMLLLFGVAGVVANWSAGRLLSKNIVRTTAFFLSGTILLPVILQFSGEIFYVQLFVAGIWGIMYGPAFLTAISYMIDAAPEAPEFANSLQSSFGNLGVSTGTLVGGWFIANLGISSIPWVGAGFGILAVLTMLVREIFDKQTELKLKSATL; encoded by the coding sequence ATGGAGAGTAAAAATAGCGGAATTGGAATTGAAAAAATAGCGTACGCAGGCTGTCTTGGTGCGGTCAGTATCATCAGTACCGAGTTTGGAATTATTGGGGTATTACCACAGGTAGCCTTACATTACGATATTGGAATTGACACCGCTGGATTATTACTCAGTGCTTTTGCTTTGACCATCTTCCTTATCGGACCGTTTTTGGTTCTTTTAACATCTGGGATAGATAGGAAAAAAATGATGCTTTGGGCAATTTTTCTTTTTCTAATATCCAATATTGTTTCCGCATTTGCCCCGCCTTTTTGGCTTTTGGTTCTATTTCGAATTTTTCCTGCAGTCTTACAACCCGTCTTTTTTTCGGCAGCGGTTGGAACAATTATCCGTTCGGCATCGAAAGAGGAACAGCATAAATTAATGGGAATTGTAATAGGTGGGATTGCCTTGGCGCAAGTGACTGTTATTCCATTCAGTACCTATATGTCGAGTCTTTACGGATGGCAAATTAGTTTTGTGATTCAGGGGATTATTTCACTGATTGCTTTGGCTGGTATTTTTACCTTCATTCCAGCAATGCCGGTACAAAAGAAACTGTCCTATGGAAGTCAATTGTTGATTCTGAAAAAACCGCGATTTATGATCAGCATTGTCTTTAATGTGCTATTGATTTCGGCTTGGTTTTCAACTTACAGTTATTTTGCAGATTATTTAGGAAAAGTGAAAATGATGAGTGGACAAGAAGTGAGTTATATGCTTTTACTTTTCGGTGTAGCCGGAGTGGTAGCCAATTGGTCAGCCGGAAGATTATTGTCAAAGAATATTGTCCGCACTACCGCATTTTTCTTATCAGGAACTATATTGCTTCCGGTGATTTTACAGTTTTCGGGTGAAATTTTTTATGTGCAACTTTTTGTGGCCGGAATCTGGGGAATAATGTACGGTCCGGCATTCTTAACCGCCATTTCTTATATGATTGATGCCGCGCCGGAAGCTCCGGAATTTGCCAACAGCCTTCAGTCTTCTTTCGGAAATCTTGGTGTTTCAACAGGAACCCTTGTCGGCGGATGGTTTATTGCAAACCTGGGAATTTCTTCTATTCCGTGGGTAGGTGCCGGATTTGGAATATTGGCAGTTTTAACGATGCTGGTTCGAGAAATTTTTGATAAACAGACTGAATTAAAACTAAAGTCGGCGACATTGTAA
- a CDS encoding helix-turn-helix domain-containing protein, producing MEKIIRVVSEFNSELKLQGFKAFQIEQDGAETRTYSRKEFYKICLTTGRSKIHYSDKTFEQEGTVLFFGNPHIPYSWETISTTYVGYTILFSEDFFKNSERSESLQQSSFFKIGGTPVLKITEEQRTFLNTIFQKMIDEQESDYVYKDELIRNYISLIIHESLKLEPEENFERNKNASSRLTSVFLELLERQFPIETTDTPLKLKTAQHYAHYLNVHINYLNRAVKEITGKSTTTHITERIITEAKALLQHTDWSISEIAYSLGFDYPTYFNNFFKKQTGTNPKAFRLAEV from the coding sequence ATGGAAAAGATAATCAGAGTCGTTTCGGAATTTAATAGTGAATTAAAACTTCAGGGTTTTAAAGCATTTCAGATTGAACAAGATGGTGCTGAAACCAGAACGTACAGCAGAAAAGAATTCTATAAAATCTGTTTGACGACCGGTAGAAGTAAAATTCATTATTCTGATAAAACTTTCGAACAGGAAGGAACGGTTCTCTTTTTCGGAAATCCGCATATTCCTTACTCTTGGGAAACGATTTCGACAACTTATGTAGGGTATACCATTCTTTTTTCAGAAGATTTCTTTAAAAATTCCGAACGTTCGGAGAGTTTGCAACAATCATCATTCTTTAAGATTGGCGGAACTCCTGTTTTAAAAATTACAGAAGAGCAACGAACTTTTCTCAATACCATTTTCCAAAAAATGATTGATGAACAGGAAAGTGATTATGTGTATAAAGATGAGTTGATTAGAAACTACATCAGTTTGATTATTCACGAATCTCTAAAGCTTGAACCGGAAGAAAACTTTGAACGAAATAAAAATGCTTCTTCCAGATTAACTTCAGTTTTCTTAGAATTATTAGAAAGACAATTTCCGATTGAAACTACTGATACCCCTTTAAAATTAAAAACGGCTCAACATTACGCTCACTATCTGAATGTTCATATTAATTATCTGAATCGTGCCGTAAAAGAAATCACAGGAAAATCTACAACTACACACATTACAGAGCGTATCATCACGGAGGCTAAAGCTCTTTTACAACATACAGACTGGAGTATTTCCGAAATCGCTTATTCACTTGGATTCGATTATCCGACTTACTTTAATAATTTCTTTAAAAAGCAAACAGGAACTAATCCAAAAGCTTTTCGTTTAGCAGAAGTTTGA
- a CDS encoding transposase, translating into MNHYSNILNFFDRRSTNASAESFNAKINNFRLQLRGVKDKVLLLFRIIYFPSLNF; encoded by the coding sequence ATGAATCATTACAGCAACATCTTAAACTTTTTCGACAGAAGAAGTACCAACGCTTCGGCAGAATCCTTTAATGCTAAAATTAACAACTTCAGATTACAGCTTCGGGGAGTAAAAGACAAAGTACTTCTCTTGTTCAGAATAATTTACTTTCCATCCCTCAACTTTTGA
- a CDS encoding alpha/beta fold hydrolase yields the protein MINTKRLFLLLCMLPCFILAQTSNLKLEKTTSFFPDSKKINTEKIEWKYLTVPENWEKPDGKKIKIAVAVLKSTKNKGSSNPIVFLQGGPGAGGIKGISGWFSHPLREKNDIVFIDVRGTGFSFPKFCPDLGKSFLEILAKNQGKKQDEQQKAVAAMLCKEDLINRNIDINAYNSKAIAKDLNALKTLLKYENWNVYAVSYGTYTAQVYANDFPQDIKSLTLDSPISDISQYYNLNTKNYMNSLEKVFKDCENNPHCNKQYPNLEAAYYGTIAKLDKTPITVKVDKKIIPTGNFTYNAEDFKVAIQQSLYQKKLIPMLPLLITQFKNGNKSALSALVSSFSGALSLDYGAYYCVSCNEAIPFNSISDFDKNAGKYNKLEGGLSFYRSDFLVCDKWNSGITKKENFYNDLSDLSNLSAPVLVFSGKFDPITPIENGEATVRKFKKGFLAEAPVSGHSSSFSSAGAQIVNKFISDPDKTPDLHDLQSDTKVDFITDIKINGGVSKFANSLNEFKILFFAPLIIAVAILIISIFGFLFYLIRRRDDSNANKQMKILIIITALIGLFTIGGLITAVSDTAQINLYILAFGVANKFMYLFTLQWIFIGFIITSVLYFILRVKSISNPSLMATVLFSLILIGIYFQYWGFFY from the coding sequence ATGATAAATACAAAAAGACTCTTTTTATTGCTATGTATGCTGCCATGTTTTATACTTGCGCAAACCAGTAATTTAAAACTCGAAAAAACAACTTCATTTTTTCCTGACAGTAAAAAAATCAATACAGAAAAGATTGAATGGAAATATTTAACAGTTCCTGAAAATTGGGAAAAGCCCGATGGAAAGAAAATTAAGATTGCAGTTGCAGTACTAAAAAGTACCAAAAATAAGGGAAGTTCAAATCCAATCGTATTCTTACAAGGAGGGCCGGGTGCAGGAGGAATAAAAGGTATTTCAGGATGGTTTAGTCATCCATTACGAGAAAAAAATGATATTGTCTTTATAGACGTCAGAGGAACCGGTTTTTCATTTCCTAAATTTTGCCCGGACTTAGGAAAAAGCTTCTTAGAAATATTGGCAAAAAATCAAGGCAAGAAACAAGATGAGCAACAAAAAGCGGTGGCTGCAATGCTTTGTAAAGAAGATCTAATCAATAGAAATATTGATATTAATGCTTATAATAGTAAAGCGATTGCTAAAGATCTAAACGCTTTAAAAACCCTGTTAAAGTACGAAAACTGGAATGTTTATGCTGTTTCTTACGGAACTTATACAGCTCAGGTATATGCAAATGATTTTCCCCAGGATATAAAATCATTAACTCTGGATTCTCCCATTTCAGATATTTCGCAGTATTATAATCTTAATACTAAAAATTATATGAATAGTCTTGAAAAAGTTTTTAAAGATTGTGAAAATAATCCTCATTGTAATAAACAATATCCTAATTTAGAAGCAGCCTACTATGGTACAATAGCAAAATTAGATAAAACCCCGATTACCGTTAAAGTAGATAAAAAAATAATTCCAACAGGAAATTTTACTTATAATGCTGAAGATTTTAAAGTTGCGATTCAACAATCCCTCTACCAGAAAAAGTTGATACCGATGTTGCCCTTGTTAATTACTCAGTTTAAAAATGGAAATAAAAGCGCTTTAAGCGCATTGGTAAGTTCATTCTCAGGAGCTTTAAGTCTTGATTATGGAGCTTATTACTGCGTAAGTTGTAATGAAGCAATTCCTTTCAATTCAATTTCTGATTTTGATAAAAATGCGGGTAAATATAATAAATTAGAAGGAGGGTTGTCTTTTTACAGATCTGATTTCCTCGTTTGTGACAAATGGAATTCTGGGATCACAAAAAAAGAAAATTTTTATAATGATTTATCAGATTTGTCAAATTTATCTGCTCCGGTTTTAGTTTTTTCTGGAAAATTTGATCCGATTACACCGATAGAAAACGGTGAAGCTACTGTCAGAAAATTTAAAAAAGGATTTTTAGCAGAAGCTCCGGTATCAGGCCACAGTTCTAGTTTTTCGAGTGCCGGAGCACAAATTGTAAATAAATTTATAAGTGACCCGGATAAAACCCCTGATCTTCATGATCTGCAGTCAGACACAAAAGTAGATTTTATTACTGATATAAAAATAAATGGTGGTGTCTCTAAATTTGCAAATAGTTTGAATGAATTTAAAATCTTATTTTTTGCACCATTGATTATTGCAGTTGCTATTCTTATTATTTCAATATTTGGTTTTCTGTTTTATTTGATAAGAAGAAGAGATGATAGTAACGCCAATAAGCAAATGAAAATATTGATTATAATAACTGCTTTAATAGGACTTTTTACTATTGGTGGATTAATCACCGCAGTATCCGATACGGCACAAATAAATTTATATATATTGGCTTTTGGAGTAGCCAATAAGTTTATGTATTTATTTACCCTTCAATGGATATTTATTGGATTTATAATAACTTCAGTACTGTACTTTATTCTAAGAGTAAAATCAATTTCAAACCCTAGTTTAATGGCGACAGTATTATTTTCACTTATTTTAATTGGTATTTATTTTCAATATTGGGGATTTTTTTATTAA
- a CDS encoding 4'-phosphopantetheinyl transferase family protein produces the protein MKFPADFQNKIKGFRRWQDAQCSLLGRVMLFKGIEELKMQNCDNREIKYTMYNKPYFDDNLVEFNISHSGEIVVCALSEEHQIGIDIELITNIDLQDFQSQMTEREWNALSTSNDKTDAFFKYWTQKEAVIKAYGHGLSLPLKSFEIQDNSAQINDQTFYLKEVTINKNYKCYISSKINMDEIIIKNYNPNN, from the coding sequence GTGAAATTTCCAGCTGACTTTCAGAATAAGATTAAGGGATTTCGAAGATGGCAGGATGCACAATGTTCACTTTTAGGAAGAGTAATGCTTTTTAAAGGAATTGAAGAATTAAAAATGCAAAACTGTGATAACAGAGAAATAAAATATACCATGTACAACAAACCTTATTTTGATGATAATTTGGTTGAATTTAATATTTCGCATTCAGGAGAAATTGTGGTTTGTGCATTAAGTGAAGAGCATCAGATAGGAATCGATATTGAATTGATTACTAACATCGATCTTCAGGATTTTCAATCTCAAATGACAGAAAGAGAGTGGAATGCTCTAAGCACTTCTAATGATAAAACAGACGCTTTTTTCAAATACTGGACACAAAAAGAAGCGGTCATAAAAGCATATGGTCATGGATTGTCATTACCCTTGAAATCCTTTGAAATTCAGGATAACTCTGCTCAAATTAATGATCAGACTTTTTACTTAAAAGAAGTAACAATCAACAAAAACTATAAATGTTATATCTCTTCTAAAATAAATATGGATGAGATAATTATAAAAAACTATAACCCGAATAATTGA